From Streptomyces fungicidicus, one genomic window encodes:
- a CDS encoding ABC transporter ATP-binding protein, with product MTLLDVRGLTVTYPGGANAVRGVDLRLDAGRKLGVAGESGCGKSTLALALLRLLPAGTRVGGEILLDGEDVLAMKWGRVRAVRWAGASIVFQGAMHSLNPVRRVGDQIAEPVLLHRRATPAGARRRTGELLEQVGLPAARGSAYPHELSGGQRQRVMIAMALACGPRLIVADEPTTALDVMIQAQILRLIERLVTDQDVGLIMISHDLAVLAGTCDRLAVMYAGRVVEEGPARQVYEAAQHPYARALSAAFPRIGDPASRFAPRGLPGDPPDPSALPSGCAFHPRCPVVLDSCAVQDQALRPAGPHRHAACVRVTPEPSDPGEPGHPPPTTGDSPGSPRSTPAEGPGSPPQPTSTRGPMPGAGATPGEPGPQPGATAEGPGPRRHAGADGPGAEAGGTGGGVEEGFRRP from the coding sequence TTGACTCTGCTGGACGTCAGGGGGCTGACGGTGACGTACCCGGGCGGGGCGAACGCGGTACGCGGGGTGGACCTGCGGCTGGACGCCGGCCGCAAGCTGGGCGTCGCCGGGGAGTCGGGCTGCGGCAAGTCCACGCTGGCGCTGGCGCTGCTGCGGCTGCTGCCGGCGGGCACCCGGGTCGGCGGGGAGATCCTGCTGGACGGCGAGGACGTACTGGCCATGAAGTGGGGCCGGGTACGGGCGGTCCGCTGGGCCGGGGCGTCCATCGTGTTCCAGGGGGCGATGCACTCGCTCAACCCCGTGCGGCGCGTGGGCGACCAGATCGCCGAGCCGGTGCTGCTGCACCGCAGGGCCACCCCGGCCGGGGCGCGGCGGAGGACCGGGGAACTGCTGGAGCAGGTCGGTCTCCCGGCCGCCCGGGGGTCGGCGTACCCGCACGAGTTGTCGGGCGGGCAGCGGCAGCGCGTCATGATCGCCATGGCGCTGGCTTGCGGTCCCCGGCTGATCGTCGCCGACGAGCCGACGACCGCGCTCGACGTGATGATCCAGGCGCAGATCCTGCGGCTGATCGAACGGCTCGTCACGGACCAGGACGTGGGCCTGATCATGATCAGCCACGATCTGGCGGTCCTCGCGGGCACCTGCGACCGGCTGGCGGTGATGTACGCGGGCCGGGTGGTGGAGGAGGGCCCGGCGCGGCAGGTGTACGAGGCCGCCCAGCATCCGTACGCCCGGGCGCTGTCGGCCGCGTTCCCGCGGATCGGCGACCCGGCGTCGCGCTTCGCGCCGCGCGGCCTGCCGGGCGACCCGCCGGACCCGTCGGCGCTGCCGTCGGGCTGCGCGTTCCATCCGCGGTGCCCGGTGGTGCTGGACTCCTGCGCCGTGCAGGACCAGGCCCTCCGGCCCGCGGGCCCGCACCGGCACGCGGCCTGCGTACGGGTCACCCCGGAGCCCTCGGACCCCGGCGAACCGGGGCACCCACCGCCCACCACGGGTGACAGTCCCGGCTCCCCACGGAGCACGCCGGCCGAGGGTCCCGGCTCTCCGCCGCAGCCCACCTCGACCCGCGGGCCGATGCCCGGAGCGGGCGCCACGCCCGGCGAACCGGGCCCGCAGCCGGGCGCGACGGCCGAGGGCCCGGGCCCTCGACGGCACGCAGGGGCCGACGGGCCGGGCGCGGAGGCCGGTGGCACGGGTGGTGGAGTGGAAGAGGGGTTCCGTAGGCCATGA
- a CDS encoding ABC transporter permease has protein sequence MTAGRTPGVRPRALVWRRRRASAARFWRRYRAHRAGLLGLATLALFALLALAAPLLVGAEVADVTDAPGSPLEGPGARLPLGADRFGRNLLGLVIWGARVSLLVGLLAAVLSVTIGTVIGVTAGHFGGWYATVLMRITDWFLVMPTLVLAIALATVMSRSLLTIVVAIGVTTWPTTARLVRAQTLAVEARPYIERARALGGGHWHIMSRHVLPNVTPLVLAQTTLIISSAILAEATLAFLGLGDPTVVSWGGLLQDAREAGAVSAGHWWYLVPPGVAIAVVALSFTLCGRAVESVLDPRLGVSR, from the coding sequence ATGACGGCCGGGAGGACGCCGGGCGTGCGCCCTCGCGCCCTGGTTTGGCGGCGGCGCCGGGCCTCTGCCGCGCGCTTCTGGCGGCGGTACCGCGCCCACCGGGCGGGACTCCTCGGCCTCGCCACGCTGGCGCTGTTCGCTCTGCTCGCGCTGGCCGCTCCGCTGCTCGTCGGGGCCGAGGTGGCCGACGTGACCGACGCGCCGGGCAGTCCGCTGGAGGGCCCCGGCGCCCGACTCCCCCTCGGCGCGGACCGGTTCGGACGGAATCTGCTCGGGCTGGTGATCTGGGGAGCACGGGTGTCGCTGCTGGTGGGACTGCTCGCGGCGGTGCTGTCGGTGACGATCGGCACGGTGATCGGGGTGACGGCGGGGCACTTCGGGGGCTGGTACGCGACGGTGCTGATGCGGATCACCGACTGGTTCCTGGTGATGCCGACGCTGGTGCTGGCGATCGCGCTGGCCACGGTGATGTCCCGCTCGCTGCTCACGATCGTCGTGGCGATCGGGGTGACGACCTGGCCGACGACGGCCCGGCTGGTGCGGGCCCAGACGCTGGCCGTGGAGGCCAGGCCCTACATCGAGCGCGCGCGGGCGCTCGGCGGCGGGCACTGGCACATCATGTCCCGGCACGTGCTGCCCAATGTGACGCCGCTGGTGCTGGCGCAGACGACGCTGATCATCTCCTCGGCGATCCTCGCGGAGGCGACGCTGGCCTTCCTGGGGCTCGGTGATCCGACGGTGGTGTCGTGGGGCGGGCTGCTGCAGGACGCCCGGGAGGCGGGTGCGGTGAGCGCCGGGCACTGGTGGTACCTGGTGCCGCCGGGCGTCGCCATCGCGGTGGTGGCGCTCTCCTTCACGCTGTGCGGACGGGCCGTGGAGTCCGTCCTCGATCCCAGGCTGGGGGTGTCCCGTTGA
- a CDS encoding ABC transporter permease: MTADATSASVGGRLTTAYPRHVAGKVAGAAVSLLAVLVTGFFLFRMIPGDPVRFMTGGRPVSAGQLATYRQEFGLDLPLWQQFTDYCGKALTGDLGTSYQFNAPVVDKITEALPNTLLLTGTAFVIYTVLGILLGTRSAWRHGRLGDRLNTGLALVLYSLPSFWLGLLLIVTLSVGIGPLPGLFPTGGMESGGKEGLAYAVDVAHHLVLPVVTLVAVEYGQTLLVTRSALLDEMGSDYLTTARAKGLRDDLVRRRHALPNALLPTVTLIFINLGRTVAGVILVETVFSWPGLGGLFYQALTVPDLPLVQGLFLVFAAAVILMNTLADLIYPLFDPRVGR; this comes from the coding sequence ATGACCGCTGACGCGACCTCCGCATCGGTCGGCGGCCGTCTCACCACCGCCTACCCGCGTCATGTGGCGGGCAAGGTGGCCGGTGCGGCCGTCTCACTCCTCGCCGTCCTCGTCACCGGCTTCTTCCTCTTCCGGATGATCCCCGGGGACCCGGTGAGGTTCATGACCGGCGGACGCCCCGTGTCGGCCGGGCAACTCGCGACGTATCGGCAGGAGTTCGGGCTCGATCTGCCGTTGTGGCAGCAGTTCACGGACTACTGCGGCAAGGCGCTCACCGGCGATCTGGGGACGTCGTACCAGTTCAACGCGCCGGTGGTCGACAAGATCACGGAGGCGTTGCCGAACACGCTGCTGCTGACCGGGACCGCCTTCGTCATCTACACGGTGCTCGGGATCCTCCTCGGCACCCGGTCGGCGTGGCGGCACGGGAGGCTCGGGGACCGGCTCAACACGGGGCTGGCGCTGGTCCTTTACTCGCTGCCGTCCTTCTGGCTGGGACTGCTGCTGATCGTCACGCTGTCGGTCGGGATCGGCCCGCTGCCGGGGCTGTTCCCGACCGGGGGCATGGAGTCGGGCGGGAAGGAGGGCCTCGCGTACGCCGTGGACGTGGCGCACCATCTGGTGCTTCCCGTGGTGACGCTGGTGGCCGTGGAGTACGGGCAGACCCTGCTGGTGACACGCTCGGCGCTGCTGGACGAGATGGGCAGCGACTATCTGACGACCGCACGGGCCAAGGGGCTGCGCGACGACCTGGTGCGGCGCCGGCACGCCTTGCCCAACGCGCTGCTGCCGACGGTGACGCTGATCTTCATCAACCTCGGACGGACGGTGGCCGGTGTGATCCTGGTGGAGACGGTCTTCTCCTGGCCGGGCCTGGGCGGACTGTTCTACCAGGCCTTGACCGTGCCCGATCTGCCGCTGGTGCAGGGGCTGTTCCTCGTGTTCGCCGCCGCGGTGATCCTGATGAACACGCTCGCCGACCTGATCTATCCGCTGTTCGACCCCCGGGTGGGGCGATGA
- a CDS encoding ABC transporter substrate-binding protein, whose product METNDQYGGHHRSPGRTRFLMAAGAVALTLCAGLATPLGPAPQQARAADGGTKVLTVAVAQSVDSLSPFLAVRLLSTSIHRLTYEYLTNYDAEDNHVVPGLATKWESSPDKLTWTYTIRSDSTWSDGKRATAEDAAWTFRTMMTDPGAATANGSFVANFEKVTAPSPTRLVIKLKKPQATMTALDVPIVPRHVWEKVGDYTKFNNDKDFPVVGNGPFVLTDYKADSYVRLKANKDFWRGSPKFDELVFRYYKDQDAAVSALRKGEVSFVAGSPSLTPAQAASLKREKNIRVNDAPGRRFYALATNPGARARNGEKIGDGHPSLLDRRVRNALFMAVDRKTIIDKVFQGHAVEGAGYIPPRFSQYFWEPSDGQELAYDPAEAARLLDRAGYRKNGDGRRVGKDGEPIDYRVLCHATDPNDKAIGQYLEEWWGDLGIGVTLNCLDNVTDPWLAGEYDLAFDGWSVNPDPDFVLSIHTCAALPATPEETGATDNFICDRTYDELYARQLAEYDAGERADIVRQMESRLYDLGYMNVMAYPNAVEAYRTDQIASITTMPAEAGNIYGQDGYWSWWSAVPADSADTGGDASSTGVIIGIVAGVVVLAGLGALVAVRRRATAEDRE is encoded by the coding sequence ATGGAAACGAACGATCAGTACGGCGGTCATCACCGCAGCCCGGGCCGCACCCGGTTCCTCATGGCAGCCGGAGCCGTCGCGCTCACCCTCTGCGCCGGACTCGCCACCCCGCTCGGCCCGGCGCCGCAGCAGGCGCGGGCGGCCGACGGCGGCACGAAGGTGCTGACGGTGGCGGTGGCGCAGAGCGTCGACTCGCTCAGCCCGTTCCTGGCGGTGCGGCTGCTCAGCACGAGCATCCACCGGCTCACCTACGAGTACCTGACGAACTACGACGCCGAGGACAACCACGTAGTCCCGGGGCTGGCCACCAAGTGGGAGTCCTCGCCGGACAAGCTGACCTGGACGTACACCATCCGCTCCGACTCCACCTGGTCGGACGGGAAGCGGGCCACGGCCGAGGACGCGGCCTGGACGTTCCGCACGATGATGACCGATCCGGGCGCCGCCACCGCCAACGGCAGCTTCGTCGCCAACTTCGAGAAGGTCACCGCGCCGAGCCCGACCCGGCTGGTCATCAAGCTGAAGAAGCCGCAGGCCACGATGACCGCGCTGGACGTGCCGATCGTGCCCAGGCACGTGTGGGAGAAGGTCGGCGACTACACGAAGTTCAACAACGACAAGGACTTCCCCGTGGTCGGCAACGGGCCGTTCGTGCTCACCGACTACAAGGCGGACAGCTATGTGCGGCTGAAGGCCAACAAGGACTTCTGGCGCGGGTCGCCCAAGTTCGACGAACTGGTCTTCCGCTACTACAAGGACCAGGACGCGGCAGTGTCGGCGCTGCGCAAGGGTGAGGTGTCGTTCGTCGCCGGGTCGCCGTCCCTCACGCCCGCGCAGGCCGCCTCGCTGAAGCGCGAGAAGAACATCCGCGTCAACGACGCCCCGGGCCGCCGCTTCTACGCCCTCGCCACCAACCCGGGCGCCAGGGCCAGGAACGGCGAGAAGATCGGGGACGGACACCCCTCGCTGCTCGACCGGCGGGTGCGCAACGCGCTGTTCATGGCGGTGGACCGGAAGACGATCATCGACAAGGTGTTCCAGGGGCACGCCGTGGAGGGCGCCGGATACATCCCGCCGCGCTTCTCGCAGTACTTCTGGGAACCGTCGGACGGCCAGGAGCTGGCGTACGACCCGGCGGAGGCGGCGCGGCTGCTCGACCGGGCCGGCTACCGGAAGAACGGTGACGGCAGACGCGTCGGCAAGGACGGCGAGCCGATCGACTACCGGGTGCTGTGCCACGCCACCGACCCGAACGACAAGGCGATCGGCCAGTACCTCGAGGAGTGGTGGGGCGACCTCGGCATCGGCGTCACGCTCAACTGCCTGGACAACGTGACCGATCCCTGGCTCGCCGGCGAGTACGACCTCGCCTTCGACGGCTGGTCGGTCAACCCGGACCCCGACTTCGTGCTGTCCATCCACACCTGCGCGGCGCTCCCGGCCACCCCGGAGGAGACCGGCGCGACCGACAACTTCATCTGCGACAGGACGTACGACGAGCTGTACGCGCGGCAGCTCGCCGAGTACGACGCGGGTGAACGGGCGGACATCGTCCGGCAGATGGAGTCGCGGCTGTACGACCTCGGGTACATGAACGTCATGGCGTACCCGAACGCGGTCGAGGCGTACCGCACGGACCAGATCGCGTCGATCACCACCATGCCCGCCGAGGCGGGCAACATCTACGGGCAGGACGGCTACTGGAGCTGGTGGTCGGCGGTGCCGGCCGACTCGGCCGACACGGGCGGCGACGCGTCGTCGACGGGCGTGATCATCGGGATCGTCGCGGGTGTCGTGGTGCTCGCGGGACTGGGGGCGTTGGTGGCGGTGCGGCGGCGGGCCACGGCCGAGGACCGCGAGTAG
- a CDS encoding SCO5717 family growth-regulating ATPase — protein MSSDRDGTRGGWATPGEGRPDAESAIETTGEFTIDYAPPAWYTQNASGSAEPEAPSSSPDAPDSPGASGASPAPAPSSGGPVPPLPGLAPPPHAVGATGPSSLPVPPAPAPFTPPAPPAPPVPPAPPAGGPVAVPRLPEGSGFEPQRPAAEEQSADSASASPSGVPNIPVGGFPSQWSAPVAGEEPAAEEKPAAEEERGDTGDLESGATIRFSAAAVKREIAEREAEAAAASSAEAGEAREEPSDVADGTDADEDSSEVADESVDSTGSPDIDADADAEEAAAAADEGEDSESVEDASGDDAEPSVTEVADDAAPAEPEAEPADPVPAEDAPAADDPADAEPVNDAVPEAAPAETPEDAVPAAPDAPPSWTPPPPAAPPVPPAYPAAAGQWPAEAGTPGQQPQPASAQDQPVVPAQQPPFQPQAPQPAPAAWNQPATPAQPAGYGFPQPGAAAPQTPAQPQPAQPGVAQPPAPQAGYGFPQPGTTAPQTPAQPQPGNPPNAPAGYGFPQSGTAPQAPSPAPQPQAGYGFPQPPAQPQPGNPPGQPGAAQPPAPQAGYGFPQAGGGPAGPQVPAQPGAAPAAQPQPETPSAPQAGYGFPQAGAAAAQPPAQPQPGNPPNAPAGYGFPPGAGPTPPAQPGGYGFPQQPQPQNPDVPPQGGQPPQPPVDPRAGAAWPQPIQHDQRQPTNPGAAPLGYTAAVELSSDRLLNSRRQKPKSSRPASGGSRFKLGGKKEEAERQRKLELIRTPVLSCYRIAVISLKGGVGKTTTTTALGSTLATERQDKILAIDANPDAGTLGRRVRRETGATIRDLVQAIPYLNSYMDIRRFTSQASSGLEIIANDVDPAVSTTFNDEDYRRAIDVLGKQYPIILTDSGTGLLYSAMRGVLDLADQLIIISTPSVDGASSASTTLDWLSAHGYADLVSRSLTVISGVRETGKMIKVDDIVSHFQTRCRGVLVVPFDEHLAAGAEVDLDMMRPKVREAYFNLAAMVAEDFVRHQQSHGLWTSDGNPPPVAAPPLPGQPVPGQPVPGQPGPYPQQGAYPQQPQPGQPYAQPGQPPVPPGHPYPQVPGQAHPAQPYPAQPGQQPPPQQ, from the coding sequence GTGAGCAGCGACCGGGACGGGACGCGCGGGGGCTGGGCGACACCCGGCGAGGGCCGGCCCGATGCGGAGTCCGCCATCGAGACGACGGGCGAGTTCACCATCGACTACGCGCCGCCTGCCTGGTACACGCAGAACGCTTCGGGGAGTGCGGAGCCGGAGGCGCCGTCCTCTTCCCCGGACGCCCCGGATTCCCCGGGTGCTTCCGGCGCCTCGCCTGCCCCCGCCCCTTCGTCCGGCGGGCCCGTGCCGCCGTTGCCGGGGCTCGCTCCGCCCCCGCACGCGGTGGGGGCGACGGGGCCGTCGTCCCTTCCGGTTCCGCCCGCGCCCGCGCCGTTCACGCCGCCCGCTCCACCCGCGCCGCCTGTGCCGCCCGCGCCTCCTGCCGGGGGGCCGGTGGCCGTGCCCAGGCTTCCGGAGGGGAGCGGGTTCGAGCCGCAACGGCCGGCAGCGGAGGAGCAGTCCGCGGATTCCGCTTCGGCTTCGCCCTCGGGCGTGCCGAACATTCCGGTCGGCGGGTTCCCGTCGCAGTGGTCGGCGCCCGTCGCCGGGGAGGAGCCCGCGGCCGAGGAGAAGCCTGCGGCCGAGGAGGAGCGCGGCGACACCGGTGATCTGGAGAGCGGCGCCACGATCCGCTTCTCCGCCGCCGCGGTGAAGCGGGAGATCGCGGAGCGCGAGGCGGAGGCCGCGGCCGCGTCGAGCGCGGAGGCCGGGGAAGCCCGGGAGGAGCCGTCCGACGTCGCGGACGGCACCGACGCGGACGAGGACTCCTCGGAGGTCGCCGACGAGTCGGTGGATTCCACGGGCTCCCCCGACATCGACGCCGACGCCGACGCCGAGGAGGCTGCCGCGGCGGCGGACGAGGGTGAGGACTCCGAGTCCGTCGAGGACGCGAGCGGCGACGACGCCGAGCCCTCGGTGACCGAGGTGGCGGACGACGCCGCGCCGGCGGAGCCGGAGGCAGAGCCCGCGGACCCGGTGCCCGCCGAGGACGCACCGGCGGCCGACGACCCCGCGGACGCCGAGCCGGTGAACGACGCGGTGCCCGAGGCGGCGCCCGCCGAGACCCCCGAGGATGCCGTCCCGGCAGCGCCCGACGCCCCGCCCTCCTGGACTCCCCCGCCGCCGGCCGCGCCCCCGGTGCCGCCGGCGTACCCCGCTGCGGCGGGCCAGTGGCCCGCGGAGGCGGGCACGCCCGGTCAGCAGCCTCAGCCCGCGTCGGCGCAGGACCAGCCTGTCGTACCAGCCCAGCAGCCGCCGTTCCAGCCGCAGGCGCCGCAGCCCGCGCCCGCCGCCTGGAACCAGCCGGCCACCCCGGCCCAGCCCGCCGGATACGGCTTCCCGCAGCCCGGCGCTGCGGCACCGCAGACACCCGCACAGCCCCAGCCCGCTCAGCCTGGTGTGGCACAGCCGCCCGCTCCGCAGGCGGGATACGGCTTCCCTCAGCCCGGCACGACGGCACCGCAGACACCCGCACAGCCCCAGCCGGGGAACCCGCCCAACGCACCGGCCGGATACGGGTTCCCCCAGTCCGGCACGGCGCCGCAGGCGCCCTCGCCTGCTCCCCAGCCGCAGGCCGGGTACGGCTTCCCGCAGCCGCCCGCGCAGCCCCAGCCCGGGAACCCGCCCGGTCAGCCCGGTGCGGCACAGCCGCCCGCTCCGCAGGCGGGTTACGGGTTCCCGCAGGCCGGTGGCGGTCCGGCGGGCCCGCAGGTGCCCGCGCAGCCCGGGGCCGCGCCCGCCGCACAGCCCCAGCCCGAGACCCCCTCCGCTCCGCAGGCGGGGTACGGCTTCCCGCAGGCCGGTGCCGCAGCGGCGCAGCCGCCCGCACAGCCCCAGCCGGGGAACCCGCCCAACGCACCGGCCGGGTACGGTTTTCCGCCCGGTGCGGGCCCGACTCCCCCGGCACAGCCAGGTGGTTACGGCTTCCCGCAGCAGCCCCAGCCGCAGAACCCCGATGTGCCGCCGCAGGGCGGGCAGCCGCCGCAGCCGCCCGTCGACCCGCGGGCCGGGGCCGCCTGGCCGCAGCCCATCCAGCACGACCAGCGGCAGCCGACCAACCCCGGTGCCGCGCCCCTCGGTTACACCGCGGCGGTGGAGCTCTCCTCGGACCGGCTGCTCAACAGCAGGAGGCAGAAGCCGAAGAGCAGCCGCCCCGCGTCCGGCGGATCGCGTTTCAAGCTGGGCGGGAAGAAGGAGGAGGCGGAGCGGCAGCGGAAGCTGGAGCTGATCCGCACGCCGGTGCTGTCGTGCTACCGGATCGCCGTCATCAGCCTCAAGGGCGGTGTCGGCAAGACGACCACGACCACCGCGCTCGGTTCCACCCTCGCCACCGAGCGGCAGGACAAGATCCTCGCGATCGACGCCAACCCGGACGCCGGCACGCTCGGCCGCCGGGTGCGGCGTGAGACCGGGGCCACCATCCGCGATCTCGTCCAGGCGATCCCGTACCTCAACTCGTACATGGACATCCGGCGGTTCACCTCGCAGGCGTCCTCCGGTCTGGAGATCATCGCCAACGACGTCGACCCGGCCGTGTCCACGACGTTCAACGACGAGGACTACCGGCGCGCGATCGACGTGCTCGGCAAGCAGTACCCGATCATCCTCACCGACTCCGGTACGGGCCTGCTCTACAGCGCGATGCGCGGGGTGCTGGACCTCGCCGACCAGCTCATCATCATCTCCACGCCGTCGGTGGACGGGGCCAGCAGCGCGAGTACGACGCTGGACTGGCTGTCCGCGCACGGGTACGCGGACCTGGTGTCGCGGTCGCTCACCGTGATCTCCGGGGTGCGCGAGACCGGCAAGATGATCAAGGTCGACGACATCGTGTCGCACTTCCAGACCCGGTGCAGGGGGGTGCTGGTCGTGCCCTTCGACGAGCACCTCGCCGCCGGTGCGGAGGTCGACCTCGACATGATGCGGCCCAAGGTGCGGGAGGCGTACTTCAACCTCGCGGCGATGGTCGCCGAGGACTTCGTCCGGCACCAGCAGTCGCACGGTCTGTGGACCTCCGACGGCAACCCGCCGCCGGTCGCCGCCCCGCCGCTGCCGGGCCAGCCCGTTCCGGGTCAGCCCGTGCCGGGTCAGCCGGGACCGTATCCGCAGCAGGGTGCGTACCCGCAGCAGCCGCAGCCCGGACAGCCGTACGCGCAGCCGGGGCAGCCGCCGGTCCCGCCCGGCCACCCGTACCCGCAGGTTCCGGGGCAGGCCCATCCGGCTCAGCCCTACCCGGCGCAGCCCGGGCAGCAGCCGCCCCCGCAGCAGTAG
- a CDS encoding DUF397 domain-containing protein produces MAETADEIKARKEREKNELYALDISGVEWHGAPGTEEHEERVEIAYLPDGAVAMRSSLDPGTVLRYTEAEWRAFVLGARDGEFDLEPAPGDGGPAAASP; encoded by the coding sequence ATGGCGGAGACGGCTGACGAGATCAAGGCACGCAAGGAGCGGGAGAAGAACGAGCTCTACGCCCTCGACATCTCCGGCGTGGAGTGGCACGGCGCACCCGGCACCGAGGAGCACGAGGAGCGGGTCGAGATCGCGTACCTGCCCGACGGCGCCGTGGCGATGCGGTCGTCCCTCGACCCGGGCACGGTGCTGCGGTACACGGAGGCGGAGTGGCGGGCCTTCGTGCTGGGCGCGCGAGACGGCGAATTCGACCTGGAGCCGGCGCCCGGCGACGGAGGGCCCGCCGCGGCCTCCCCGTGA
- the rpsO gene encoding 30S ribosomal protein S15 produces MSLDAAVKKQIISEFGTKEGDTGSPEVQVALLSRRISDLTEHLKTHKHDHHSRRGLLILVGQRRRLLQYLAKKDIQRFRALVDRLGIRRGAAGAK; encoded by the coding sequence GTGTCGCTCGACGCCGCAGTGAAGAAGCAGATCATCTCCGAGTTCGGTACCAAGGAGGGTGACACCGGCTCCCCCGAGGTCCAGGTCGCTCTGCTGTCCCGTCGGATCTCCGACCTGACGGAGCACCTGAAGACCCACAAGCACGACCACCACTCCCGTCGTGGTCTGCTGATCCTGGTCGGTCAGCGCCGCCGGCTGCTGCAGTACCTCGCCAAGAAGGACATCCAGCGCTTCCGTGCGCTGGTCGACCGCCTCGGCATCCGCCGCGGTGCGGCGGGCGCCAAGTAA